Proteins found in one Clostridium kluyveri DSM 555 genomic segment:
- a CDS encoding CTP synthase — protein MNTKYIFVTGGVVSSLGKGITAASLGRLLKNRGLKVSIQKFDPYINIDPGTMSPYQHGEVFVTDDGAETDLDLGHYERFIDESLSRNNNITTGKIYWSVISKERKGDYLGSTVQVIPHITNEIKSRVYKVAEGKNIDVVITEIGGTVGDIESLPFLEAIRQIKYDVGVENVCFIHVTLVPYLKKSGELKTKPTQHSVKELRSIGIQPDIIVCRSEKLISNDLKEKIGLFCNVERDSVIQNLDAENLYEVPLMLHREGLDNLVCKKLKLQCNETDNTEWIIMVDKIKKLSKNVNIALVGKYVELHDAYISVVEALSHGGYANDANVNIKWLNSEDITKDNIEEYLKDIDGILIPGGFGDRGIEGKILAAGWARKNKIPFFGICLGMQCALIEFARSVLKYEGAHSSEINPETKYPVIDLMPDQKDIDEKGGTMRLGKYPCKLLKNSISFKAYGEDVIYERHRHRYEFNNIYRDELIESGLVLSGTSPDSKLVEIIEIKEHPWFIGVQFHPELKSRPNRPHPLFRDFIKASLNSKHKFD, from the coding sequence ATGAATACAAAATATATATTTGTAACAGGAGGAGTAGTATCTTCATTAGGAAAGGGAATAACGGCTGCTTCATTAGGAAGATTATTAAAAAATAGAGGACTTAAAGTTTCAATTCAGAAATTTGATCCATATATAAATATAGATCCAGGGACTATGAGTCCATATCAACATGGAGAGGTTTTTGTCACAGATGACGGAGCAGAGACAGACTTAGATTTAGGCCATTATGAAAGATTTATAGATGAAAGTTTAAGTAGAAACAATAATATTACCACAGGAAAAATATACTGGTCAGTGATATCAAAAGAGAGAAAAGGAGATTATTTAGGGAGTACGGTTCAAGTAATTCCTCATATAACAAATGAGATAAAATCAAGAGTATATAAAGTTGCAGAAGGAAAAAATATAGATGTAGTTATAACTGAGATTGGAGGTACTGTAGGAGATATAGAATCACTGCCTTTTTTAGAAGCTATAAGACAGATAAAATATGATGTTGGTGTTGAAAATGTATGTTTTATACATGTTACATTAGTACCTTATTTAAAAAAATCAGGAGAATTGAAAACCAAGCCTACTCAACATTCAGTTAAAGAATTGAGAAGTATAGGTATACAGCCGGATATAATAGTGTGCCGTTCAGAGAAATTAATTTCCAATGATTTAAAAGAAAAAATAGGGTTATTTTGTAATGTAGAAAGAGATTCGGTGATACAAAACTTAGATGCAGAAAATTTATACGAAGTGCCACTAATGCTTCATAGAGAAGGTCTGGATAACTTAGTATGTAAAAAATTGAAGTTGCAATGTAATGAGACAGATAATACCGAATGGATTATTATGGTAGACAAAATAAAAAAATTATCTAAAAATGTTAATATAGCTTTAGTAGGAAAGTATGTAGAACTTCATGATGCATACATATCTGTAGTGGAGGCATTAAGTCATGGGGGATATGCTAATGATGCAAATGTAAATATAAAATGGCTGAATTCTGAGGATATCACAAAGGACAATATAGAAGAGTATTTAAAGGATATAGATGGAATATTGATTCCAGGAGGTTTTGGTGATAGAGGAATAGAGGGAAAAATACTAGCAGCAGGTTGGGCTAGAAAAAATAAAATCCCTTTTTTCGGTATATGTCTTGGAATGCAATGTGCTTTAATAGAATTTGCTAGAAGTGTACTTAAATACGAAGGAGCTCATAGTTCAGAGATAAACCCTGAAACCAAATATCCTGTTATAGATTTAATGCCAGATCAGAAAGACATAGATGAAAAGGGAGGCACTATGAGACTTGGGAAATATCCTTGCAAACTTTTGAAAAATAGTATTTCTTTTAAAGCTTATGGGGAAGATGTCATATATGAAAGACATAGGCATAGGTATGAATTTAATAATATTTATAGGGATGAATTAATAGAAAGTGGCTTAGTACTTTCAGGAACAAGTCCTGATTCAAAACTAGTAGAAATTATAGAAATAAAGGAGCATCCATGGTTTATAGGTGTACAATTTCATCCGGAACTTAAATCAAGACCTAATAGACCCCACCCTTTATTTAGAGATTTTATAAAAGCATCTTTGAATAGTAAGCATAAGTTCGATTAA
- a CDS encoding DUF1934 domain-containing protein, with amino-acid sequence MKKKAIISVSSKQVDNEIIEVVTPGNFYRKDDSYYAVYEETELSGMEGTTTTLRIKDNKFSLIRMGSTSTKMDFNKDKGSVSIYKTPYGTVELKIETSKLNINVNEAGGDVFVNYSMSAAGQAPQNTQLKINIKTQD; translated from the coding sequence ATGAAAAAAAAGGCTATTATATCTGTATCTAGTAAGCAAGTTGATAATGAAATTATAGAAGTTGTTACTCCAGGCAATTTTTACAGAAAAGATGATTCTTATTATGCTGTTTATGAGGAAACTGAGCTTTCCGGTATGGAGGGAACTACTACTACACTGAGAATAAAAGATAATAAATTTTCTCTTATAAGAATGGGAAGTACCAGTACTAAAATGGATTTTAACAAAGATAAAGGGAGTGTTTCAATTTATAAGACACCTTACGGTACTGTAGAATTAAAAATAGAAACTAGTAAATTAAATATAAATGTAAATGAGGCAGGAGGGGATGTATTTGTCAACTATAGTATGAGTGCTGCCGGACAAGCTCCCCAAAATACACAATTGAAGATAAATATAAAAACACAGGATTAA
- the ypeB gene encoding germination protein YpeB, whose amino-acid sequence MRTTKKRIIYTALVTLIVVFSSTFAVLMTLERNDYRNYLQGEYGKSMYELIDAVENIRVNLTKAAIVGSREQKIAVFEEIFRHSAVASDKLHSLPVSQPTISDTSKFLTQTGDFCYSLAKSSTEGNQLTDEDYKNIEELKKESVTLENQLKSVSDNINQGKVGWGEIRKKITGVLAKSNTTSISQQFEGIQKQIVQYPALIYDGPFSDNVLEITPKVNSQKEVSKSDAEKIARGVIGKNKIENLEVSEVSGKTDIKTYRFTAALKGRTRKEDRVVCEISKNGGKIFYLINDRSINNSSINVAKAVDIGLKYLNDLGYQNMISTYSLKYGNVAVINYVYSQNGIVMYPDQIKLKVALDNGEIIGVESEKYLVAHEDIRKISNPKISYEKAREKVGSRLNISNQRITIIPTDTNKEVLCYEFSGNYNDDDFKVYINTETGYEERIIQIINTPNGQLTI is encoded by the coding sequence ATGAGGACCACTAAAAAGAGAATAATATATACTGCCCTAGTAACACTTATTGTAGTATTTTCAAGTACCTTTGCAGTTTTAATGACTCTTGAGAGGAATGATTATAGAAATTATTTACAAGGTGAATATGGTAAAAGTATGTATGAATTAATAGATGCAGTTGAAAATATAAGGGTAAATCTAACTAAAGCAGCTATAGTTGGTTCAAGAGAACAGAAAATAGCCGTTTTTGAGGAAATATTTAGGCATTCTGCTGTAGCAAGTGATAAACTGCATTCACTGCCGGTATCACAGCCAACAATATCAGATACTAGTAAATTTTTGACTCAAACTGGAGATTTCTGCTATAGTCTAGCTAAATCCTCTACAGAAGGTAATCAGCTAACTGATGAAGATTATAAAAATATAGAGGAATTAAAAAAGGAATCTGTTACTTTAGAAAATCAATTGAAATCTGTATCGGATAACATAAATCAAGGAAAAGTAGGGTGGGGAGAAATAAGAAAGAAGATTACTGGAGTTCTTGCTAAAAGCAATACAACATCTATATCTCAGCAATTTGAAGGAATACAAAAGCAAATAGTTCAATATCCTGCGTTAATTTATGATGGGCCATTTTCAGATAATGTACTTGAAATAACACCTAAAGTTAACTCACAAAAGGAAGTATCAAAGAGTGATGCAGAGAAAATAGCCAGAGGAGTTATAGGAAAAAATAAAATAGAAAATCTAGAAGTATCAGAGGTTAGTGGAAAGACCGATATAAAGACCTATAGATTTACAGCGGCACTTAAAGGTAGAACCAGGAAAGAGGATAGGGTAGTTTGTGAAATAAGTAAAAATGGAGGAAAAATATTTTACTTAATAAATGATAGAAGTATAAATAATAGTTCAATAAATGTAGCAAAAGCGGTGGACATTGGCTTGAAATATTTAAATGACTTAGGGTATCAGAATATGATCTCCACATATTCTTTAAAATATGGCAATGTAGCAGTTATAAATTATGTATATAGTCAGAATGGAATTGTTATGTATCCAGATCAAATAAAGTTAAAAGTAGCTTTAGATAATGGAGAAATCATAGGGGTGGAATCAGAGAAATATTTAGTAGCCCATGAAGATATCAGGAAAATATCCAATCCTAAAATAAGTTATGAAAAAGCTAGAGAAAAAGTTGGAAGCAGGTTAAATATATCAAACCAAAGGATTACCATAATTCCTACAGATACTAATAAAGAAGTATTATGTTATGAGTTTTCCGGTAACTATAATGATGATGATTTCAAAGTTTATATAAATACGGAAACTGGATATGAAGAAAGAATAATTCAAATAATAAATACCCCAAATGGTCAGCTTACCATATAA
- a CDS encoding MGDG synthase family glycosyltransferase, which yields MKVLILSISAGGGHGTAAEALKDHIVLRAPQSEIQIIDTLKYINPIIDKVVIGGYLKSLKVYPYLYGKLYTYSEYDYKITNVISSRLIEAMTCKLLPLINDFNPDILISTHSFSAEMLSVLKSKYNMTIPCMCIITDYYPHNSWLHPYLDAYVVSNKDMIDKMISKGISENTIYNLGIPVKPEFSINYCREDILKSLRLSPSKFTILIMGGSLGMGKILNIYKQLDKVNADIQIIIITGKNKKLYSELLKIGESSLKNTIIIGFTQHVNKYMQASDLLLTKPGGLTITEALICKIPIGLLSPIPGQEEKNAEFLLKHNLAIDLTDIEKFKENIEKLLNSRDILNIMTENCYKFSKPYASDDIFNLINRLVQKKLIEPYFSKPKKSMLKVTLEHFLNAQKNIF from the coding sequence ATGAAGGTTTTAATTCTTTCAATTTCTGCTGGTGGTGGTCATGGCACCGCTGCAGAAGCCCTAAAAGATCACATAGTTTTAAGAGCACCACAATCAGAAATACAGATTATTGATACTCTTAAATATATAAATCCTATAATAGATAAGGTAGTGATAGGAGGATATTTGAAATCTTTAAAGGTATATCCTTACCTATATGGAAAATTATATACATATTCGGAATATGACTATAAAATTACAAATGTTATAAGTTCAAGACTTATTGAAGCTATGACTTGTAAATTACTTCCGCTTATTAATGATTTTAATCCGGATATATTAATATCCACTCATTCGTTTTCTGCTGAAATGTTGTCAGTGCTAAAATCAAAATATAATATGACCATACCTTGTATGTGTATAATTACTGATTATTATCCTCACAATTCCTGGCTTCACCCTTATTTAGATGCCTATGTAGTTTCTAACAAAGATATGATTGACAAAATGATATCTAAGGGCATCTCAGAGAATACCATTTACAATTTAGGTATACCTGTTAAACCTGAATTTAGCATAAATTATTGCAGAGAAGATATTTTAAAAAGCTTACGGCTGTCTCCTTCTAAATTCACCATATTAATCATGGGTGGAAGTTTAGGTATGGGAAAAATATTAAACATATATAAACAGTTGGATAAAGTTAATGCGGATATTCAAATAATAATAATAACAGGTAAAAATAAAAAACTTTACTCAGAACTTTTAAAAATTGGAGAAAGTTCTCTAAAAAACACAATAATTATAGGTTTTACTCAACATGTAAACAAATATATGCAAGCTAGTGATCTTCTTTTGACTAAGCCAGGAGGACTTACTATTACCGAAGCTTTAATATGTAAAATACCAATAGGTCTTCTTTCTCCTATACCTGGTCAAGAGGAAAAAAATGCAGAATTTTTACTAAAACATAATCTTGCTATAGATTTAACTGACATAGAAAAATTCAAGGAAAATATAGAAAAGCTGTTAAATTCCAGAGATATCCTAAACATTATGACTGAAAACTGCTATAAATTTTCTAAACCTTATGCTAGTGATGACATATTTAATTTGATTAATAGACTTGTACAAAAAAAATTAATTGAACCTTATTTTTCAAAACCAAAAAAGTCAATGTTAAAGGTGACATTGGAGCATTTTCTAAATGCTCAGAAAAATATTTTCTGA
- the spoIIR gene encoding stage II sporulation protein R, protein MKKFVLVFIISICIICSYLVKVKSNNIQGDVASKIIRFHVIANSDSEYDQNLKLKVRDEVLKYMIPKLKNCKNIDDSRRVIKENNKIILDIASNVIKEQGYDYQVKGSLSQVNFPIKSYGNITLPQGTYEAYRIIIGNGKGQNWWCVMFPPLCFVDITKGQVSYKKVSDEMKKVLTPEEYKMVNNNALNINNKNNIKVKFKILELLKGMGI, encoded by the coding sequence ATGAAAAAATTTGTATTAGTATTTATTATAAGCATATGTATTATATGTTCTTATTTAGTTAAAGTAAAGAGTAATAATATACAGGGTGATGTAGCCTCTAAAATCATAAGATTTCACGTTATAGCAAATAGTGATTCAGAATATGATCAAAATCTTAAATTAAAAGTTAGAGATGAGGTATTAAAATATATGATACCTAAATTAAAGAATTGTAAAAATATAGATGATTCAAGGAGAGTTATAAAAGAGAATAATAAAATAATATTGGATATAGCAAGTAATGTAATAAAAGAACAGGGTTATGATTATCAAGTTAAAGGTAGTTTATCCCAGGTTAATTTTCCTATAAAGAGTTATGGTAATATAACTCTCCCACAAGGCACCTATGAAGCTTATAGAATAATTATAGGTAATGGAAAAGGTCAGAACTGGTGGTGTGTAATGTTCCCTCCTCTGTGTTTTGTAGATATTACAAAAGGACAAGTATCTTATAAAAAAGTATCAGATGAAATGAAAAAAGTTTTAACACCAGAAGAATATAAAATGGTTAATAATAACGCATTAAATATAAATAATAAAAATAATATAAAAGTTAAATTTAAAATATTAGAATTATTAAAAGGTATGGGAATATAA
- a CDS encoding Ger(x)C family spore germination protein, translating into MQHENFIKEFGLFSTIIATIVGVGIFSYPRQLASKVGTDGWIVAIISGIIIYFIFYICYKSIKTNEYNKFNIILEQNFGKILGGILALIFVVYSIFSISLGMRIFVEVIKMYLLEKTPTEFLIIITIFAGIYLVRNELGTLIKFNEVCFWVMFIPVILVLLCALNKTDFTNILPVFNSSIYNHLDALKSSIYSFAGIEIIYLIGPFVKNKSNITKTVLKSIVFITLFYVIIVIFSLAIFSKEQTEILLWPTITMINSINIQGAFIERWEGAIMAIWIIFYFTTFSNVYYLSSDIIKDIFKLDDIKLSSAIIAPVIYIMSLYPQNIAEVYNVGDRFIPILFLYSSVILPIIILLAGKFKKGFHSGKVISLLLICVLLTGCWDKVEIENTDLVSVVGIDAGEDIGKRKKSKNVKPTDMELKKLHVTFGTPDLSKLGPDKGGISGDKYIDVDSYSIQDAISSAMLKSSRSVRFSHTKLLVLGQNLMMYPDVVKEVVDYLQREPSLNRNMYIVTSQGSSQKYVKFKTSVENSVESYILGLIENDAKSSEIVPVTLNDFLIQMSENGNSILPRIVMDNDNKNIKIAGTTAIKDFKQKGSLNEVETADIELLRGNLKGGKKMIYVDNHPVDITMDNIMRKMRMYQNKGKLSFYIYLDIEGQIKNYYTNNNILSVDKLNYIEKNFNEVISKECEQVIKFTQRDLEIDPIGFREYIEKYHPYIWKQIKGNWEEVYKNAVVNVNVDTKIRRIGVVK; encoded by the coding sequence CAATAAGTTTAACATTATACTTGAACAAAACTTTGGAAAAATATTAGGGGGTATTTTAGCTCTTATTTTTGTTGTATATAGTATATTCTCTATATCTTTAGGCATGAGAATATTTGTGGAAGTTATAAAGATGTATTTGCTTGAAAAAACTCCTACAGAATTTTTAATAATCATAACTATATTTGCAGGAATTTATCTTGTAAGAAATGAATTGGGAACTTTGATAAAATTTAATGAAGTCTGTTTTTGGGTAATGTTTATACCTGTAATATTAGTTTTATTATGTGCTTTGAATAAAACGGATTTTACTAATATTCTGCCTGTATTCAATAGCAGCATTTACAATCATCTAGATGCATTAAAAAGTTCCATATACAGCTTTGCAGGTATAGAAATAATATATTTAATAGGACCTTTTGTAAAAAATAAATCAAATATAACTAAGACAGTTTTAAAGAGTATTGTATTCATAACTTTATTTTATGTTATAATCGTCATTTTTTCTTTAGCTATTTTCTCTAAAGAACAAACTGAAATATTATTGTGGCCTACTATAACTATGATAAATTCTATAAATATACAAGGAGCTTTCATAGAAAGATGGGAAGGCGCAATAATGGCTATTTGGATTATATTTTATTTTACTACCTTTTCTAATGTGTATTATTTATCTTCTGATATAATAAAGGATATATTTAAATTAGATGATATAAAACTTTCATCTGCCATAATAGCTCCTGTGATATATATAATGTCCTTATATCCTCAAAATATAGCAGAAGTATATAATGTAGGGGATAGATTTATACCTATATTATTTTTATACAGTTCAGTCATACTTCCTATAATTATACTTTTGGCAGGAAAATTTAAAAAAGGATTTCATAGTGGAAAAGTAATCTCTCTACTTCTGATTTGTGTACTTTTAACTGGATGTTGGGATAAAGTTGAAATAGAAAACACTGATTTAGTTTCTGTAGTAGGAATAGATGCAGGGGAGGATATAGGAAAGAGAAAGAAGTCTAAAAATGTTAAACCAACAGATATGGAATTAAAAAAGCTTCATGTAACTTTTGGAACTCCGGACTTAAGCAAATTAGGCCCAGATAAAGGCGGCATATCTGGAGATAAATATATAGATGTGGATTCATACTCAATACAGGATGCGATAAGTAGTGCTATGCTTAAAAGCAGTAGGTCTGTAAGATTTAGTCACACAAAGTTGCTAGTACTAGGACAAAATTTGATGATGTATCCTGATGTGGTAAAAGAAGTAGTTGATTATCTTCAGAGAGAACCTTCTTTAAATAGAAATATGTATATAGTTACATCACAAGGAAGTTCACAAAAGTATGTAAAATTCAAGACTTCAGTAGAAAATAGTGTTGAGAGTTATATACTAGGTTTAATAGAAAATGATGCTAAAAGTAGTGAGATTGTACCTGTTACCTTAAATGATTTTTTAATCCAAATGAGTGAAAATGGAAATAGTATATTACCTAGAATTGTTATGGATAATGATAATAAAAATATAAAGATTGCAGGAACAACTGCAATTAAAGATTTCAAACAAAAAGGGAGTTTAAATGAAGTAGAAACCGCTGATATAGAATTATTAAGAGGTAATTTAAAAGGCGGGAAAAAGATGATATATGTAGATAATCATCCTGTGGATATAACAATGGATAATATAATGAGAAAAATGAGAATGTACCAAAACAAAGGGAAATTATCATTTTATATATATTTAGATATAGAGGGACAGATAAAAAACTACTATACCAACAATAATATTTTATCTGTAGATAAATTAAACTATATTGAGAAAAATTTTAATGAGGTTATATCTAAAGAATGTGAACAAGTAATAAAATTCACCCAAAGGGATTTAGAGATTGACCCTATAGGATTTAGAGAATATATTGAGAAATATCATCCTTATATATGGAAACAAATAAAGGGTAACTGGGAAGAAGTATATAAAAATGCAGTTGTAAATGTGAATGTAGATACGAAAATAAGAAGAATTGGCGTAGTAAAATAA